From Streptomyces zhihengii, the proteins below share one genomic window:
- a CDS encoding ferrochelatase, producing the protein MSDLRDPAPYDALLLLSFGGPEGPDDVVPFLENVTRGRGIPTERLKEVGQHYFLFGGVSPINAQNRALLDALREDFAGHGLGLPVYWGNRNWAPYLTDTLREMTEAGHRRVAVLATSAYASYSGCRQYRENLADAIAALRAEGLHPPRVDKLRHYFNHPGFVRPMTEGVLASLAELPEEIRAGAHLAFTTHSIPTAAADASGPAGEHGDGGAYVRQHLEVARLVAGAVRDETGIDHPWELVYQSRSGAPHIPWLEPDICDHLEALHTAGAPAAVMVPIGFVSDHMEVLYDLDTEATAKAAELGLPIRRSATVGADPRFAAAVRDLLLERAASERGIDAERCALGSLGASHDLCPVGCCPARAPRPAAAGADSPYA; encoded by the coding sequence ATGTCCGATCTGCGTGATCCAGCGCCCTACGACGCCCTTCTGCTGCTGTCCTTCGGCGGTCCCGAAGGTCCCGACGACGTCGTCCCGTTCCTCGAGAACGTGACCCGTGGCCGGGGCATCCCCACGGAGCGCCTGAAGGAGGTGGGGCAGCACTACTTCCTGTTCGGCGGGGTCAGCCCCATCAACGCCCAGAACCGGGCGCTGCTGGACGCGCTGCGGGAGGACTTCGCGGGCCACGGGCTCGGCCTGCCGGTGTACTGGGGCAACCGGAACTGGGCCCCGTACCTGACCGACACGCTGCGGGAGATGACGGAGGCCGGGCACCGGCGGGTGGCGGTCCTGGCGACCAGCGCGTACGCGTCCTACTCCGGCTGCCGCCAGTACCGGGAGAACCTCGCCGACGCGATCGCCGCGCTGCGCGCGGAGGGCCTGCACCCGCCGCGTGTGGACAAGCTGCGCCACTACTTCAACCACCCGGGCTTCGTCCGCCCGATGACCGAGGGCGTCCTCGCCTCGCTCGCGGAGCTGCCCGAGGAGATCAGGGCGGGCGCGCACCTGGCGTTCACCACCCACTCCATCCCCACCGCGGCGGCCGACGCCTCGGGGCCCGCCGGCGAGCACGGCGACGGCGGCGCCTACGTCCGCCAGCACCTGGAGGTCGCCCGGCTCGTGGCCGGCGCGGTCCGCGACGAGACGGGCATCGACCACCCCTGGGAACTCGTCTACCAGTCCCGCAGCGGCGCCCCCCACATCCCGTGGCTGGAGCCGGACATCTGCGACCACCTCGAAGCGCTGCACACGGCCGGGGCGCCGGCCGCCGTCATGGTCCCCATCGGCTTCGTCTCCGACCACATGGAAGTCCTCTACGACCTCGACACCGAGGCCACCGCCAAGGCCGCCGAACTGGGCCTGCCAATCCGCCGCTCCGCCACCGTCGGCGCCGACCCCCGCTTCGCCGCCGCCGTCCGCGACCTGCTCCTGGAACGCGCCGCCTCCGAACGCGGCATCGACGCCGAACGCTGCGCCCTCGGCTCCCTCGGCGCGAGCCACGACCTCTGCCCGGTCGGCTGCTGCCCCGCACGGGCCCCCCGCCCCGCGGCCGCCGGAGCCGACAGCCCGTACGCGTGA
- a CDS encoding MFS transporter yields MPSPYRAIFATPGTLGFSAAGLLGRMPLSMMGIGIMTMVSEITGRYGLAGTLTATLALSAAVLGPQISRLVDRHGQRRVLRPATLIALFAVTGLLICAQQGAPDWTLFVFTAMGGCVPSVGAMTRARWAAIYQGRPRELHTAYSFESIVDEVCFIFGPIISIGLSTMWFPEAGPLLAAGFLAVGVWWLTAQRSTEPKPHPAEHHTGGSALRSPGLQVLVAAFVATGAIFGAVDVVTVAYAEEVGSKAAASWVLAVYALGSCLAGAVFGLLHLKGDPSRRWLLGICAMAVSMIPLQLAGSLPFLAVALFVAGLAIAPTMVTTMALVEAHVPRSKLTEGMSWTSTGLAVGVALGSSAAGWVVDAHGAAAGYAVPGVSGVFAALVAFLGYRRLRRPVPTREGQREQDREQAEHSGDRTEHVA; encoded by the coding sequence TTGCCCAGTCCGTACCGCGCGATCTTCGCCACCCCCGGCACCCTGGGGTTCTCCGCCGCCGGCCTCCTCGGCCGGATGCCCCTGTCCATGATGGGCATCGGCATCATGACGATGGTCTCCGAGATCACCGGCCGCTACGGGCTGGCGGGGACGCTGACCGCGACGCTGGCCCTGTCGGCCGCGGTCCTCGGCCCGCAGATCTCCCGGCTGGTCGACCGGCACGGGCAGCGCAGGGTGCTGCGTCCGGCCACGCTGATCGCGCTGTTCGCGGTCACCGGCCTGCTGATCTGCGCGCAGCAGGGCGCCCCCGACTGGACCTTGTTCGTCTTCACGGCGATGGGCGGCTGCGTGCCGAGCGTCGGGGCGATGACCCGCGCCCGGTGGGCGGCGATCTACCAGGGGCGTCCGCGCGAGCTGCACACCGCGTACTCGTTCGAGTCGATCGTGGACGAGGTCTGCTTCATCTTCGGGCCCATCATCTCCATCGGTCTGTCGACGATGTGGTTCCCCGAGGCCGGCCCGCTGCTGGCGGCCGGCTTCCTGGCGGTGGGCGTCTGGTGGCTGACCGCGCAGCGCTCCACCGAGCCGAAGCCGCATCCGGCAGAGCACCACACCGGCGGCTCGGCGCTGCGCTCCCCCGGACTCCAGGTGCTGGTGGCCGCGTTCGTCGCGACGGGCGCGATCTTCGGCGCGGTGGACGTGGTGACGGTCGCGTACGCCGAGGAGGTGGGCAGCAAGGCGGCGGCGAGCTGGGTGCTCGCGGTCTACGCGCTGGGCTCCTGCCTCGCCGGGGCCGTCTTCGGCCTGCTGCACCTCAAGGGCGACCCGTCCCGCAGGTGGCTGCTGGGCATCTGCGCCATGGCCGTGAGTATGATCCCCCTCCAACTGGCCGGGAGCCTGCCTTTCCTGGCCGTGGCGCTCTTTGTCGCGGGTCTCGCCATCGCACCGACGATGGTGACCACCATGGCCCTCGTCGAAGCGCACGTGCCACGCAGCAAGCTGACCGAGGGCATGTCCTGGACCAGTACCGGGCTCGCGGTCGGCGTGGCTCTCGGTTCGTCGGCCGCCGGCTGGGTGGTCGACGCGCACGGAGCGGCGGCGGGGTACGCGGTGCCCGGGGTCTCGGGAGTGTTCGCGGCACTGGTGGCGTTCCTGGGGTACCGCCGGCTGCGCAGGCCGGTGCCGACGCGGGAGGGGCAGCGTGAGCAGGACCGCGAGCAGGCCGAGCATTCCGGGGACCGGACGGAGCACGTGGCGTAA
- a CDS encoding D-arabinono-1,4-lactone oxidase produces MPGTGRSTWRNWAGTVSVTPVREARPASVGELAEEVRRAAEDGLRVKTVGTGHSFTAVAATDGVLIRPDLLTGIRRVDRSAMTVTVESGTPLKRLNEALAREGLSLTNMGDIMEQTVAGATSTGTHGTGRDSASIAAQIKGLELVTADGSVLSCSETENPEVFAAARIGLGALGVVSAITFAVEPEFLLTAREEPMPFDRVLAEFDALHAENEHFEFYWFPHTGNCNTKRNNRSAGPAAPPGRVSGWVEDELLSNGAFQVACSLGRAVPAAVPAIARLSSRALSARTYTDIPYKVFTSPRRVRFVEMEYAVPREAAVAALREVRAMVERSPLRISFPVEVRTAPADDIALSTASGRETAYIAVHMYRGTPYRGYFSAVERIMTAHGGRPHWGKIHTRDAAYLAENYPRFGEFTALRDRLDPGRLFQNAYLRRVLGD; encoded by the coding sequence ATTCCGGGGACCGGACGGAGCACGTGGCGTAACTGGGCGGGGACGGTCTCCGTGACCCCGGTCCGCGAGGCGCGTCCGGCGTCCGTCGGCGAGCTGGCCGAGGAGGTGCGCCGGGCCGCCGAGGACGGTCTGCGGGTCAAGACCGTCGGCACGGGGCACTCGTTCACGGCGGTGGCCGCCACCGACGGGGTGCTGATACGCCCGGACCTGCTCACCGGCATCCGCCGTGTCGACCGGTCGGCGATGACGGTCACGGTGGAGTCCGGCACTCCGCTGAAGCGGCTGAACGAGGCCCTCGCCCGCGAGGGCCTGTCGCTCACCAACATGGGCGACATCATGGAGCAGACCGTCGCCGGCGCGACGTCCACCGGGACCCACGGCACGGGCCGGGATTCGGCCTCGATCGCCGCCCAGATCAAGGGCCTGGAGCTGGTCACGGCGGACGGTTCGGTGCTCAGCTGCTCCGAGACGGAGAACCCCGAGGTCTTCGCGGCCGCCCGGATCGGCCTGGGTGCGCTGGGCGTGGTCTCGGCGATCACGTTCGCCGTGGAGCCGGAGTTCCTGCTGACGGCCCGCGAGGAGCCGATGCCGTTCGACCGGGTCCTCGCCGAGTTCGACGCCCTGCACGCGGAGAACGAGCACTTCGAGTTCTACTGGTTCCCGCACACGGGCAACTGCAACACCAAGCGCAACAACCGCAGCGCGGGCCCCGCGGCGCCTCCCGGCCGGGTCAGCGGCTGGGTCGAGGACGAGCTGCTCTCCAACGGCGCCTTCCAGGTCGCCTGTTCCCTGGGCCGGGCCGTGCCCGCCGCGGTCCCCGCGATCGCCCGCCTCTCCAGCCGGGCCCTGTCCGCGCGGACGTACACGGACATCCCCTACAAGGTCTTCACATCTCCGCGCCGCGTGCGGTTCGTGGAGATGGAGTACGCCGTTCCGCGTGAGGCCGCGGTCGCCGCGCTGCGCGAGGTGCGGGCGATGGTGGAACGCTCCCCGCTGCGGATCAGCTTCCCGGTCGAGGTGCGCACCGCGCCCGCGGACGACATCGCGCTCTCCACGGCGTCCGGCCGGGAGACCGCGTACATCGCGGTGCACATGTACCGGGGCACGCCCTACCGCGGGTACTTCTCGGCGGTGGAGCGGATCATGACCGCCCACGGCGGCCGCCCCCACTGGGGCAAGATCCACACCAGGGACGCCGCGTATCTGGCCGAGAACTACCCGCGGTTCGGGGAGTTCACGGCGCTGCGCGACCGCCTCGATCCCGGCCGCCTCTTCCAGAACGCCTATCTGCGCAGGGTCCTGGGCGACTGA
- the sepH gene encoding septation protein SepH: MPELRVVAVSNDGTRLVLKAADSTEYTLPIDERLRAAVRNDRARLGQIEIEVESHLRPRDIQARIRAGASAEEVAQLAGIPVERVRRFEGPVLAERAFMAERARKTPVRRPGENTGPQLGEAVQERLLLRGAEKDTVQWDSWRRDDGTWEVLLVYRVAGEPHSASWTYDPPRRLVQAVDDEARALIGETDDTIAQEPSFPFVPRIARLPRDRPLDRALDRQIERPAPPADPEDGERDSLTSLLEAVPSFRGDMVVPERPAPAEPAAIEPVQEPEAEEEPVAPAASAGAGSAYADVLMPRSVAGHRDRLTGTTDRQAEADGVRPGRRAAVPSWDEIVFGTRRKKQD; the protein is encoded by the coding sequence ATGCCCGAACTGCGTGTCGTGGCCGTCTCAAACGACGGCACACGACTGGTGCTCAAGGCTGCCGACAGCACGGAATACACACTTCCGATCGATGAGCGGCTGCGCGCCGCCGTGCGCAACGACCGGGCACGGCTGGGGCAGATCGAGATCGAGGTGGAGAGCCATCTCCGCCCCCGCGACATCCAGGCGCGCATACGGGCCGGTGCCTCGGCCGAGGAAGTGGCCCAGCTCGCCGGGATCCCGGTGGAACGGGTCCGCCGCTTCGAGGGCCCGGTGCTCGCCGAGCGCGCCTTCATGGCGGAGCGCGCCCGCAAGACACCGGTCCGCCGCCCCGGCGAGAACACCGGCCCCCAGCTCGGCGAGGCCGTGCAGGAGCGGCTGCTGCTCCGCGGTGCCGAGAAGGACACCGTCCAGTGGGACTCCTGGCGCCGCGACGACGGCACCTGGGAGGTGCTGCTGGTCTACCGGGTGGCGGGCGAGCCGCACTCGGCGAGCTGGACGTACGACCCGCCCCGGCGGCTCGTCCAGGCCGTCGACGACGAGGCCCGCGCGCTCATCGGCGAGACCGACGACACGATCGCCCAGGAGCCGAGCTTCCCGTTCGTCCCGCGCATCGCGCGGCTGCCCCGGGACCGGCCGCTGGACCGCGCCCTGGACCGCCAGATCGAGCGGCCGGCCCCGCCGGCCGACCCCGAGGACGGCGAACGCGACTCGCTGACCAGCCTCCTGGAGGCGGTCCCGAGTTTCCGTGGCGACATGGTGGTGCCGGAGCGCCCCGCTCCGGCCGAACCGGCCGCCATCGAACCGGTGCAGGAGCCGGAGGCCGAGGAGGAGCCGGTCGCGCCGGCCGCCTCGGCGGGCGCGGGCTCGGCCTACGCGGATGTGCTGATGCCGCGCTCGGTCGCCGGTCACCGCGACCGGCTGACCGGCACGACGGACCGCCAGGCCGAGGCGGACGGCGTCCGCCCGGGCCGCCGTGCCGCGGTCCCGAGCTGGGACGAGATCGTCTTCGGCACCCGCCGCAAGAAGCAGGACTGA
- a CDS encoding sulfurtransferase — MTPIISAADLATELAGPTPPVLLDVRYRLGGPHGRPDYEAGHLPGAVFVDLDAELAGPPGDGGRHPLPDPEAFGAVMRRAGVSAGTPVVAYDGDKGWGAARLWWLLRWAGHGQVRVLDGGLAAWEGPLETEVPAPAEGDFAPRPGALPLLDADEAAALARDGLLLDARAGERYRGETEPIDRVAGHIPGAVSAPTGDNLDASGRFLAAGDLAARFAALGAGEKDRTVGVYCGSGVSAAQQAVALELAGYVPALYAGSWSEWSRDPARPVATGPDPS, encoded by the coding sequence ATGACACCCATCATCTCCGCGGCCGACCTCGCGACCGAGCTCGCCGGCCCCACTCCGCCGGTGCTGCTCGACGTCCGCTACCGGCTCGGCGGACCGCACGGCCGGCCCGACTACGAGGCCGGGCACCTCCCCGGCGCCGTCTTCGTCGATCTCGACGCGGAGCTGGCCGGGCCGCCCGGGGACGGCGGCCGCCATCCGCTGCCGGACCCGGAGGCCTTCGGCGCGGTGATGCGCCGGGCCGGTGTCTCGGCGGGCACGCCGGTGGTGGCGTACGACGGCGACAAGGGCTGGGGCGCGGCGCGCCTGTGGTGGCTGCTGCGCTGGGCCGGTCACGGGCAGGTGCGCGTGCTCGACGGCGGGCTCGCCGCGTGGGAGGGGCCGCTGGAGACCGAGGTCCCGGCTCCGGCGGAGGGCGATTTCGCGCCCCGCCCCGGCGCGCTGCCGCTGCTGGACGCGGACGAGGCGGCGGCCCTCGCCCGTGACGGGCTGCTGCTGGACGCCCGCGCGGGGGAGCGGTACCGCGGCGAGACGGAGCCGATCGACCGGGTGGCGGGCCACATCCCCGGCGCGGTGTCGGCCCCGACCGGCGACAACCTGGACGCCTCGGGCCGCTTCCTGGCGGCCGGTGACCTCGCCGCCCGCTTCGCGGCACTGGGGGCCGGCGAAAAGGACCGGACGGTGGGCGTCTACTGCGGATCGGGTGTCTCCGCGGCGCAGCAGGCCGTGGCGCTGGAACTGGCGGGATACGTGCCCGCCCTGTACGCGGGCTCCTGGTCCGAGTGGTCCCGCGACCCGGCCCGCCCGGTGGCGACGGGCCCCGACCCGTCCTGA